A region from the Vicia villosa cultivar HV-30 ecotype Madison, WI linkage group LG3, Vvil1.0, whole genome shotgun sequence genome encodes:
- the LOC131659254 gene encoding lupeol synthase-like encodes MKFDVSMWIQIDHYLLPLYFNRPLPLVFYNKSNFLKLETERFNDAVNVIHSLQSSNGGFPAWEPQNAYSWLEKFNPTEFFEDTLIEREYVECTGSTMQALVLFTKLHPCHRTKEIHHCLAKAIHYIENTQNLDGSWYSIFYSL; translated from the exons ATGAAGTTTGATGTGTCAATGTGGATCCAAATAGACCATTACTTGCTGCCGCT ATACTTCAATCGTCCTCTCCCTTTAGTGTTCTACAACAAAAGTAACTTTCTGAAATTGGAAACAGAGCGGTTCAATGATGCTGTTAATGTCATCCACTCTCTACAGAGCAGTAATGGTGGGTTCCCTGCTTGGGAGCCTCAAAATGCTTACAGTTGGCTAGAG AAATTCAATCCAACTGAATTCTTCGAAGACACGCTGATTGAGAGGGA GTATGTTGAGTGCACTGGTTCTACAATGCAAGCCCTGGTACTCTTCACAAAGCTACACCCTTGTCATAGAACAAAGGAAATACATCACTGCCTTGCCAAAGCAATTCATTACATTGAAAATACACAAAATCTTGATGGCTCATGGTATTCTATCTTCTATTCTCTCTGA